One Prunus dulcis chromosome 8, ALMONDv2, whole genome shotgun sequence DNA window includes the following coding sequences:
- the LOC117637841 gene encoding uncharacterized protein LOC117637841 has product MGNCAALSASARGVFKNSKALPIETTFKLPAPLPSWPPGDGFASGSIDLGGLQVYQISSFTKVWATHEGGPDNLGASFFEPSPLPQGFYMLGCYSQPNNKPLSGWTLAAKSTDEDEDDHLLLKKPLDYTLVWNSESLKNLKKDGDGYVWLPTPPHGYEAIGHVVTSSPEKPSLDKIRCVRSDLTDHCEADSWIWGPGTAGDANGFNVFSLRPSNRGTQAMGVPAGTFVALNGLPSSTIAIACLKNTLSLSNSHIYMPNLTQIEALLEVYSPLIYLHPDEVYLPSSVGWFFSNGALLYKKQGDAVAIEPTGSNLPQGGSNDGSYWLDLPVDKSASARVKKGDLLHYQVYLHIKPMMGSTFTDIAIWVFYPFNGPARAKVEFFNISLGKIGEHVGDWEHLTLRVSNFTGELWRVFFSQHSGGTWVDASQLEFENGNKAVGYASLHGHALYPKAGLVLQGSGGIGIRNDTAKSKKALDTGRSLLLVSAEYLGSAVTEPPWLNYSRKWGPNISYDIADEIKTVEKLLPGKLKSAFDKFVKSLPNEVLGEEGPTGPKMKNSWTGDEV; this is encoded by the exons ATGGGAAATTGCGCTGCCCTCTCAGCTTCAGCAAGGGGTGTTTTCAAGAATAGCAAGGCTTTACCTATCGAAACCACATTCAAGCTTCCGGCTCCATTACCCAGCTGGCCACCTG GTGATGGGTTCGCAAGTGGAAGCATCGATCTAGGTGGACTACAAGTATACCAGATATCGTCTTTCACCAAAGTCTGGGCTACCCATGAGGGGGGACCAGACAACCTTGGGGCAAGCTTCTTCGAACCTTCACCCTTACCCCAAGGTTTCTATATGCTTGGTTGCTATAGCCAACCCAACAACAAACCTCTTTCGGGATGGACCCTTGCTGCAAAGTCAACAGACGAAGATGAAGATGACCACCTTTTACTCAAGAAACCACTTGATTACACTCTCGTGTGGAACAGCGAGTCCTTGAAAAATCTAAAGAAAGATGGCGATGGCTACGTCTGGTTACCCACTCCCCCACATGGTTATGAAGCCATTGGCCATGTGGTCACCAGCTCTCCGGAGAAGCCATCTCTCGATAAAATCAGGTGCGTTCGATCTGACCTCACTGACCACTGCGAGGCTGACTCGTGGATTTGGGGACCAGGTACCGCTGGTGATGCCAATGGTTTTAATGTGTTTAGCCTCAGACCAAGCAATAGGGGGACCCAAGCTATGGGCGTACCCGCTGGCACATTCGTAGCCCTAAATGGTCTTCCTTCGTCTACTATTGCGATCGCTTGTTTGAAGAACACGCTATCTCTATCTAATTCTCATATTTACATGCCCAACCTGACTCAAATTGAGGCATTACTTGAAGTTTACTCGCCACTCATATACTTGCATCCTGACGAAGTATACCTCCCTTCTTCGGTGGGCTGGTTTTTTAGCAATGGGGCCCTTCTATATAAGAAACAAGGTGATGCAGTCGCCATCGAACCAACGGGCTCCAACCTTCCCCAAGGTGGCTCAAATGATGGCTCCTATTGGCTGGACCTACCCGTGGATAAAAGCGCCAGTGCAAGAGTGAAAAAGGGAGATCTACTCCACTATCAGGTGTATTTACACATAAAGCCCATGATGGGCTCAACATTTACGGATATAGCCATATGGGTCTTCTACCCTTTCAATGGGCCGGCGAGGGCCAAAGTTGAGTTTTTCAACATCTCATTAGGGAAGATAGGCGAGCATGTTGGTGATTGGGAGCATTTGACCTTACGAGTCAGCAATTTCACAGGGGAACTATGGAGGGTCTTCTTCTCGCAGCACAGCGGGGGCACGTGGGTGGACGCTTCCCAGCTCGAGtttgaaaatggaaacaaaGCAGTGGGCTATGCGTCATTGCATGGGCATGCCTTGTATCCGAAGGCAGGGCTTGTTTTGCAAGGGAGTGGCGGAATAGGAATAAGGAATGATACAGCCAAGAGTAAGAAGGCATTGGACACTGGACGAAGCCTTTTGTTAGTCTCAGCTGAGTATTTGGGGTCGGCTGTGACTGAGCCACCATGGCTTAACTACTCTAGGAAATGGGGTCCAAACATTAGTTATGACATTGCGGACGAAATCAAAACGGTGGAGAAACTTTTGCCTGGAAAGCTCAAATCTGCTTTTGATAAATTCGTAAAGAGTCTACCAAATGAAGTATTAGGGGAAGAAGGGCCTACAGGTCCCAAGATGAAGAACAGCTGGACTGGAGATGAAGTTTGA